One Pseudomonas sp. C27(2019) DNA window includes the following coding sequences:
- the bamA gene encoding outer membrane protein assembly factor BamA codes for MKRLLLPAVISALIISEAHAAPFTVSDIRVNGLQRVSAGSVFGALPLNVGETVDERQLAEATRSLFKTGFFEDIQLSRDGDVLIITLLERPSISSLEIKGNKAISTDDLLKGLKQSGLAEGEIFQQATLDGVRNELQRQYVAQGRYSANIDAKVIAQPRNRVALKIDVTEGSVASIQHINVVGNKVFKDDDLIDLFELKTKNWLSFFRNDDKYAREKLSGDLERLRSYYFDRGYINMDITSTQVSITPDKKHVYVTVNIDEGEQYTIRDVKLSGDLKVPEEEIQALLLSREGQVFSRQVMTTTSELITRRLGNDGYTFANVNGVPQTHDEDNTVSLTYVVDPGKRAYVNRINFRGNTKTMDEVLRREMRQMEGGWASTYLIDQSKTRLERLGYFKEVNVETPQVPGTDDQIDVNYSVEEQPSGSITASVGFAQNAGLILGGSISQSNFLGTGNRVSVGLTRSEYQSNYNFSFVDPYWTVDGVSLGYNAFYRTTDYDKLDVDVSNYAIDSFGGGINVGYPISETSRLNFGLGAQQDKLKTGRYTVEEITDFTDKEGKTYTNFKASAGWSQSTLNRGMMATRGHSQSLTAEVTVPGSDLSFYRLDYRGQLFKPVSKNYTLRFHTDIGYAESYGSTSELPFYEHYYAGGFNSVRGFKDSSLGPRSTPNSSDYDQDNLPFGGNVLIQGGVELLFPMPFVKDQRSLRTVLFWDVGNVFDTSCSSEQKDRNESGCGIEYDNLASSVGVGLTWVTAMGPLSFSLGVPIKKPDNADTQVFQFSLGQTF; via the coding sequence ATGAAACGTCTGCTGTTACCTGCGGTGATATCCGCGCTAATAATATCTGAAGCTCACGCTGCACCCTTCACTGTCTCTGATATCCGTGTGAACGGTTTGCAGCGTGTATCCGCGGGCAGTGTCTTCGGTGCATTACCTTTGAACGTAGGCGAGACTGTCGATGAGAGACAGCTGGCGGAGGCGACCCGTTCTTTATTTAAGACTGGGTTTTTTGAAGATATCCAGCTCAGCCGTGATGGCGATGTGCTGATTATTACGCTGCTTGAACGACCTTCAATCTCTAGTTTGGAAATTAAAGGTAATAAAGCCATCAGTACCGATGACTTGCTTAAAGGCTTGAAACAGTCAGGTTTGGCTGAGGGTGAAATTTTCCAACAGGCGACACTCGACGGCGTACGTAATGAGTTGCAGCGCCAATACGTTGCTCAAGGCCGCTACTCAGCTAATATTGATGCCAAAGTGATTGCGCAGCCGCGTAACCGTGTCGCTCTGAAGATCGACGTTACTGAAGGTTCAGTTGCCTCCATTCAGCACATTAACGTGGTTGGCAATAAAGTCTTTAAAGATGATGACTTAATAGACCTGTTTGAGCTGAAAACTAAGAATTGGTTGTCTTTCTTTCGCAATGATGACAAATACGCCCGTGAGAAACTGTCTGGTGACTTAGAGCGATTGCGCTCGTATTACTTTGACCGTGGTTATATCAATATGGATATAACCTCAACTCAGGTTTCCATTACCCCAGATAAAAAGCACGTCTACGTCACAGTCAATATTGATGAAGGTGAGCAGTACACCATCCGCGACGTCAAACTGTCGGGTGATTTGAAAGTCCCTGAAGAAGAAATCCAAGCATTGCTGCTGTCGCGTGAAGGACAGGTTTTCTCACGCCAAGTGATGACCACGACTTCTGAATTGATTACACGACGCTTAGGTAATGATGGTTATACCTTTGCTAACGTCAATGGCGTGCCGCAGACTCATGATGAAGATAACACCGTATCGCTGACTTACGTGGTTGATCCAGGTAAGCGTGCCTATGTAAACCGTATTAACTTCCGTGGTAACACCAAAACCATGGATGAAGTGCTGCGTCGTGAAATGCGGCAAATGGAAGGTGGCTGGGCATCAACCTACCTTATTGATCAGTCAAAAACGCGTTTAGAGCGTCTAGGCTATTTTAAGGAAGTGAACGTTGAGACGCCGCAAGTACCAGGCACTGATGACCAAATTGATGTCAATTACAGTGTAGAAGAGCAGCCGTCAGGCTCGATTACAGCCAGTGTGGGTTTTGCCCAGAATGCCGGTTTGATTCTGGGTGGTTCGATCAGTCAGAGCAACTTCTTAGGTACCGGTAATCGCGTTAGCGTAGGCCTCACCCGTAGCGAATATCAAAGTAATTATAACTTTAGCTTTGTTGATCCGTACTGGACTGTTGATGGTGTGAGCTTAGGCTATAACGCTTTTTATCGTACAACTGACTACGACAAGCTTGATGTTGATGTGTCCAATTACGCGATCGATAGTTTTGGTGGTGGGATTAACGTTGGCTATCCGATCAGTGAAACTTCGCGCTTAAATTTTGGTTTAGGTGCTCAGCAAGATAAGCTTAAGACGGGTCGTTATACCGTTGAAGAAATTACTGACTTTACTGATAAAGAAGGTAAAACCTACACCAATTTTAAAGCCTCAGCGGGCTGGTCACAGTCAACTCTGAACCGCGGCATGATGGCCACGCGCGGTCATTCGCAAAGCCTAACTGCTGAAGTGACAGTGCCTGGCAGCGACTTGTCCTTTTACCGCTTAGATTACCGTGGCCAACTGTTCAAGCCAGTAAGCAAAAACTATACGCTACGCTTCCATACTGATATTGGTTATGCGGAAAGTTATGGCTCTACCTCAGAGTTGCCGTTTTATGAGCACTATTATGCTGGTGGTTTTAACTCAGTACGTGGCTTTAAAGACAGCAGTCTAGGTCCGCGTAGTACACCTAATAGCAGTGATTATGACCAAGATAACCTTCCTTTTGGTGGTAACGTCTTGATTCAGGGTGGTGTTGAACTCTTGTTCCCAATGCCTTTTGTTAAAGATCAACGCTCACTGCGGACTGTGTTGTTCTGGGACGTGGGTAATGTCTTTGATACCAGTTGCAGTTCAGAGCAAAAAGATCGCAATGAGTCCGGTTGTGGTATTGAGTACGATAACCTTGCCAGTTCCGTTGGTGTTGGCTTAACGTGGGTCACGGCGATGGGGCCATTAAGCTTTAGTTTGGGTGTTCCGATCAAAAAACCAGACAATGCGGATACTCAGGTGTTCCAGTTCTCGCTGGGTCAAACATTCTAA